The Caulifigura coniformis genome includes a region encoding these proteins:
- a CDS encoding class I tRNA ligase family protein, with the protein MFQKVDDASFISGEHEMLRFWRDRSIFTKLKQQNAGKPRWSFVDGPITANNPMGVHHAWGRTYKDAFQRYYSMLGRELRFQNGFDCQGLWVEVEVEKELKLSTKKAIQDYGIDRFVRECKKRVLKFAARQTEQSIRLGYWMEWDDPDQLRKLAEGVGSEKPVAYTTARGQAVTKPAEQIVEKLGNPEWGGSYFTFSTENNETIWTFLKKCFERGKVYQGHDVMPWSGRAGSAYSQMEVADGRKLTTHRSCFVKFPITSKPAAAGPIDPAGEFLLVWTTTPWTLTSNVAAAVNPDLVYLKVRSKKDGALYYFAKENLDTKRGEKEFKEGFGRPEWQWPKDVPKLKSLGQLFKEFGGHDVEAELKGADLVGWSYKGPFDELPAQNQEGGYPQEVANLSGLGNKTGVTCHRVIDGGRDSRGNANVTAGEGTGIVHIAPGCGDIDHTIGQQLGLVTIAPLKEDGTYGEGFGPFTDRKAVDPATAQMVFDSLKEKGLLFSVEQYPHIYPFCWRTGDELVFRLVDEWFINMDWRDEIKDVTKSIHWLPDSLQGQDREVEWLTTMRDWMISKKRFWGLALPIWVNPNDPTDFDVIGTLAELKERAVEGWNDFEGNTPHRPWIDQVKIKSEKTGAVLERVPDVGNPWLDAGIVPFSTLNFNENYSTSLLNWKDWYPADLVSESFPGQFRNWFYSLLALGTMMRYEDDETGEVITDPLEKRPFKNLFAYRLVMNEEGKPMHKSDGTAIWFEEAAEQLGVDALRWLYLAQNPAQDLRFGTRHPEQQVPIETPEGRISATKEGVPTCKVTSKPVDEARRQVLIPLWNSYAFFVNYARLDGFTPDLPKVPVADRPEIDRWLLSNLQSLIATCRAGFETFDTGSVTSAAAQFIDDLSNWYIRRNRRRFWRARSEEASGGRQSADAPETAWEADKLAAYQTLYETLVALTKLLAPCIPFLAERMYQNLVVGTGTSGAPESVHLCEYPGVDPALLDESLNHRMAIAQRVVSMGHRLRESADRRVRQPLAELKYACANAQDADDIAKLADVIADELNVKKLTPAGNLDDLVHYSYKPNLKTLGPKLGKLLNAVKTVLPTLPEQIMSPLRRGEKVTLKVNGEEVVLAPEDVMVSTEQASDWAAADDAGVQIALATKLTPELAREGAARDFIRQVQQLRKDHDLDENERIVITWQSTEPEIAAAVEEWRDTILSETRGNSIEPGAASARPVNIGSTDVQLEIKRES; encoded by the coding sequence ATGTTCCAGAAAGTCGACGACGCCAGCTTCATCTCCGGCGAGCACGAGATGCTCCGCTTCTGGCGCGATCGCTCCATTTTCACGAAACTGAAACAGCAGAACGCCGGAAAGCCGCGCTGGTCCTTTGTTGACGGCCCCATCACGGCCAATAACCCCATGGGCGTCCACCACGCCTGGGGACGCACCTACAAGGACGCCTTCCAGCGCTACTACTCCATGCTCGGCCGCGAGCTCCGCTTCCAGAACGGCTTCGACTGCCAGGGCCTGTGGGTCGAAGTCGAAGTCGAGAAGGAGCTCAAGCTCAGCACCAAGAAAGCCATCCAGGACTACGGCATCGACCGCTTCGTGCGCGAATGCAAGAAACGCGTCCTCAAGTTCGCCGCCCGACAGACGGAACAGTCCATCCGCCTTGGCTACTGGATGGAATGGGACGACCCCGATCAGCTCCGTAAGCTCGCCGAAGGCGTCGGTTCCGAGAAACCTGTCGCGTATACGACAGCCCGCGGGCAGGCGGTCACGAAGCCCGCCGAGCAGATCGTCGAAAAACTCGGCAACCCGGAATGGGGCGGCAGCTACTTCACGTTCTCCACCGAGAACAACGAAACGATCTGGACGTTCCTCAAAAAGTGCTTCGAGCGCGGGAAGGTCTATCAGGGGCATGACGTCATGCCCTGGAGCGGCCGGGCCGGCAGCGCCTACTCGCAGATGGAAGTCGCCGACGGCCGAAAGCTGACGACGCACCGCTCCTGCTTCGTCAAGTTCCCGATCACGTCGAAACCGGCCGCCGCCGGTCCGATCGACCCCGCCGGCGAGTTCCTCCTCGTCTGGACGACGACCCCCTGGACCCTCACCTCCAACGTCGCCGCGGCCGTCAACCCCGACCTCGTCTACCTCAAGGTTCGCTCGAAGAAAGACGGCGCGCTCTACTACTTCGCGAAGGAGAACCTCGACACCAAGCGCGGGGAGAAAGAGTTCAAGGAAGGCTTCGGCCGGCCCGAATGGCAATGGCCGAAGGACGTCCCCAAGCTCAAGTCGCTGGGGCAGCTCTTCAAGGAATTCGGCGGGCACGACGTCGAGGCCGAACTTAAGGGCGCGGATCTCGTCGGCTGGTCGTACAAGGGCCCGTTCGATGAACTCCCCGCGCAGAACCAGGAAGGCGGCTACCCCCAGGAGGTCGCCAATCTGAGTGGACTCGGAAACAAAACCGGCGTCACCTGCCACCGCGTCATCGATGGCGGTCGCGATTCCCGCGGCAACGCCAACGTCACCGCCGGCGAAGGAACAGGCATCGTCCACATCGCCCCCGGCTGCGGCGATATCGACCATACCATCGGGCAGCAGTTGGGCCTCGTCACCATCGCGCCTCTGAAGGAAGACGGAACCTACGGCGAAGGCTTCGGCCCGTTCACCGACAGGAAGGCCGTCGATCCCGCGACCGCCCAGATGGTCTTCGACTCCCTGAAGGAGAAAGGCCTCCTCTTCTCCGTCGAGCAATACCCGCACATCTATCCGTTCTGCTGGCGGACCGGCGACGAACTGGTGTTCCGGCTCGTCGATGAATGGTTCATCAACATGGACTGGCGGGACGAGATCAAGGACGTCACGAAGTCGATCCACTGGCTTCCCGATTCCCTCCAGGGGCAGGATCGCGAAGTCGAATGGCTGACCACGATGCGCGACTGGATGATCTCCAAGAAGCGGTTCTGGGGTCTCGCCCTCCCGATCTGGGTCAATCCGAACGACCCGACCGACTTCGACGTCATCGGCACGCTCGCCGAACTCAAGGAACGCGCCGTCGAAGGCTGGAACGACTTCGAAGGCAACACGCCGCACCGTCCCTGGATCGACCAGGTCAAAATCAAGAGTGAGAAGACGGGCGCCGTCCTCGAACGGGTTCCCGACGTCGGCAATCCGTGGCTCGATGCGGGAATCGTTCCCTTCTCCACGCTCAACTTCAACGAGAACTACTCCACGTCCCTCCTCAACTGGAAGGACTGGTACCCCGCCGATCTCGTCTCCGAATCGTTCCCGGGCCAGTTCCGCAACTGGTTTTATTCGCTCCTCGCGCTCGGAACGATGATGCGCTATGAGGACGACGAAACGGGCGAAGTGATCACCGACCCGCTCGAGAAACGCCCGTTCAAGAATCTCTTCGCCTACCGCCTCGTGATGAACGAGGAAGGCAAGCCGATGCACAAATCCGATGGCACAGCTATCTGGTTTGAAGAGGCGGCCGAGCAGCTGGGCGTCGACGCCCTCCGCTGGCTGTACCTGGCGCAGAATCCCGCCCAGGATCTCCGCTTCGGCACCCGCCATCCGGAGCAGCAGGTCCCGATCGAAACTCCGGAAGGCCGAATCTCGGCAACGAAAGAAGGCGTGCCGACCTGCAAGGTCACCAGCAAGCCGGTCGACGAAGCCCGTCGCCAGGTGCTGATCCCGCTCTGGAACAGCTACGCCTTCTTCGTCAATTACGCCCGGCTCGACGGGTTCACCCCCGACCTGCCGAAGGTTCCCGTCGCGGACCGTCCCGAGATCGACCGCTGGCTTCTCAGCAACCTGCAGTCTCTCATCGCCACCTGCCGCGCCGGCTTCGAGACATTCGACACGGGATCCGTCACCAGCGCCGCCGCGCAGTTCATCGACGACCTTTCGAACTGGTACATCCGCCGCAACCGCCGCCGGTTCTGGCGTGCCCGCAGCGAAGAGGCGAGCGGCGGGCGTCAGTCCGCTGACGCCCCCGAAACGGCCTGGGAAGCGGACAAGCTTGCCGCCTACCAGACCCTCTACGAAACGCTCGTCGCCCTCACGAAGCTCCTGGCCCCCTGCATCCCGTTCCTGGCCGAACGGATGTACCAGAACCTGGTCGTCGGAACAGGCACGTCCGGCGCGCCCGAATCGGTCCATCTCTGCGAGTACCCGGGCGTCGATCCGGCCCTCCTTGATGAATCGCTGAACCATCGGATGGCCATCGCCCAGCGCGTCGTCAGCATGGGGCATCGCCTGCGAGAATCGGCCGATCGCCGGGTCCGTCAGCCGCTGGCCGAGCTCAAGTATGCTTGTGCCAACGCCCAGGATGCCGACGACATCGCGAAACTGGCCGACGTCATCGCCGACGAGCTCAACGTCAAGAAACTGACTCCCGCGGGCAATCTTGATGACCTCGTCCACTACTCCTACAAGCCGAACCTCAAGACACTCGGCCCCAAGCTCGGCAAGCTGCTGAACGCCGTGAAAACTGTCCTGCCGACTCTTCCCGAGCAGATCATGTCTCCCCTTCGCAGAGGGGAGAAGGTCACCCTGAAGGTCAACGGCGAAGAGGTTGTTCTCGCACCCGAAGATGTCATGGTCTCGACTGAGCAGGCCAGCGACTGGGCCGCGGCCGACGATGCTGGCGTCCAGATCGCGCTCGCCACGAAGCTGACTCCCGAGCTCGCCCGCGAGGGGGCCGCCCGCGATTTCATCCGCCAGGTCCAGCAGCTCCGCAAGGATCACGATCTCGACGAAAACGAGCGGATCGTCATCACCTGGCAGTCCACCGAACCCGAGATCGCCGCCGCCGTCGAGGAATGGCGAGACACCATCCTGAGCGAAACCCGCGGCAACAGCATCGAGCCCGGCGCAGCGTCCGCCAGGCCGGTGAACATCGGCAGCACCGACGTACAACTCGAGATCAAACGAGAGTCGTAA
- a CDS encoding DUF7133 domain-containing protein yields the protein MKLRTNHRARPLSPGPRTGSNLRRRILASLLAISLAPNAARADDSLGVRVPEGFKVSLYADNELASDIFSMTIDSLGRVVVSGPGYVRILIDKDGDGRADSFEQLADGPASGAQGMVFHGRDLICTGDQGLLRFRDANGDDRADGPPELFLKVRAGGEHDAHAIRRGPDGWWYLISGNTAQIDESYVALASSPVRHPRHGTVMRFKPDLTAGEVFAHGYRNAYDFDFNADGDLLTFDSDGEREISLPAYQPTRVFHAAPGSHAGWLSDHWKRPGDFFDMPPVLAEFGRGSPTGVVCYQHTQFPAPYRGALFVLDWTFGRIFALPAARQGSAPGTTEPIAFLTTVGEHGFAPTDAEVGPDGALYVSVGGRGTRGGVYRIESTARTAAPLPVDRVLACVDSPQPLAAWSRAKWEPTADLVGAGAFQKLAADERETVARRVRAIEILTERFKGLDPQMAGRLAVSPQPAIRARLAWSLGRTRPDDPSVPLLQTLLRDRDAFVQRAALEAALCSDNATLDELAVAVGQTLASPDRYVRMAAVRVMARMSRNGYAKASTAALERGAATGIGVAMAYSQRHPGYQKYPVDIARRILESNATAALKLEAARLMQIGLGDVGARGEELPEAFEGYTSRVDLSPSVEELAVATRAVSGVFPSGDLLLDQELGRVIAMLQPNDHELLTKVVKRINAESNPVEDIHWLLVAARINAPRDAESRTALATALLQLEAKIAARSLLIDTHWDEQVAEIYTALVERDEELPVAILKNPTFGRPAHIQYVAALPLDHLHEAIAAFVKKINSDVDYAWNGDVVFLLSRSEDAEVQKLVRSKFEDQSLRGAVLLSIADQGVESDRPYFVAALENTAEEILDVSLDCLAALPPNQEADEQIALVKVLRRLGDGRQERKLRSKIMGRLAANLGVEFEASEDGQGPKPAQQWASYVEEKFPAQFALHSGQSAEGASLHETLGQVEWPNGDPGRGRKLFESRQCIQCHSGRGAVGPDLSGVANRFSHEDLFTAIVNPSRDVSPRYQTTAISTVDGRSFTGLIIYESVDYLVLRNASNQTSRIEKKNIEEQQTLSKSLMPEGLLKDLGPADYADLYAFLRAMGTVQTAESGSDATR from the coding sequence ATGAAGCTCAGGACAAATCACCGCGCCCGTCCTCTGTCGCCTGGACCGCGGACGGGTTCCAACCTCCGTCGGCGGATTCTGGCGTCCCTGCTCGCGATCAGCCTCGCGCCGAACGCTGCGCGGGCGGATGACTCGCTCGGAGTCCGTGTGCCGGAGGGATTCAAGGTTTCGCTGTACGCCGACAATGAACTGGCGAGCGACATCTTCTCGATGACGATCGATTCGCTGGGGCGCGTGGTCGTCAGCGGACCGGGATATGTGCGAATCCTGATCGACAAGGACGGGGATGGCCGGGCCGACTCATTCGAGCAGCTGGCCGATGGTCCCGCGAGCGGCGCCCAGGGGATGGTGTTTCATGGTCGCGACCTGATCTGCACGGGTGACCAGGGGCTGTTGCGCTTTCGGGATGCGAACGGCGATGACCGGGCGGACGGACCTCCGGAACTGTTCCTGAAGGTGCGGGCCGGCGGCGAGCATGATGCCCACGCGATCCGGCGCGGACCCGATGGCTGGTGGTACCTGATCAGCGGCAACACGGCCCAGATCGACGAAAGCTACGTGGCCCTGGCGTCGTCGCCGGTCAGGCATCCGAGGCATGGGACCGTGATGCGATTCAAGCCGGACCTGACGGCCGGCGAGGTGTTCGCTCACGGGTATCGCAACGCGTACGACTTCGATTTCAACGCCGACGGCGATCTGCTGACGTTCGATAGCGACGGAGAGCGGGAAATCTCCCTGCCGGCCTACCAGCCGACGCGGGTCTTTCACGCGGCGCCGGGATCGCATGCGGGCTGGCTGAGCGATCACTGGAAACGGCCCGGTGATTTTTTCGACATGCCGCCGGTGCTGGCGGAATTCGGGCGCGGGTCGCCGACGGGAGTCGTCTGCTACCAACACACGCAGTTCCCGGCGCCCTATCGCGGCGCGCTGTTCGTCCTCGACTGGACGTTCGGCCGAATCTTCGCGCTGCCGGCAGCCCGGCAGGGAAGCGCGCCGGGAACGACGGAGCCAATCGCATTTCTGACGACGGTCGGCGAACACGGCTTTGCCCCGACGGATGCGGAAGTCGGTCCGGATGGAGCCCTGTACGTGTCCGTGGGAGGGCGTGGGACGCGAGGAGGCGTCTACCGAATCGAGTCCACCGCGCGAACGGCCGCGCCGTTGCCGGTGGATCGAGTGCTGGCGTGCGTCGACTCCCCGCAGCCGCTTGCGGCCTGGTCGCGTGCGAAGTGGGAGCCGACGGCCGATCTCGTGGGAGCCGGGGCCTTCCAGAAGCTGGCCGCTGACGAGCGGGAGACCGTCGCCCGGCGCGTGCGGGCGATCGAAATCCTGACGGAGCGCTTCAAGGGGCTCGACCCGCAGATGGCGGGACGGCTGGCAGTCTCGCCGCAGCCTGCCATTCGGGCGCGGCTGGCATGGTCGCTCGGACGAACCCGGCCGGACGATCCCTCGGTGCCGCTGCTGCAGACGTTGCTGCGGGATCGTGATGCGTTTGTTCAGCGGGCGGCCCTGGAGGCCGCACTCTGCAGCGACAACGCGACGCTGGATGAACTGGCCGTCGCCGTGGGACAGACGCTGGCCTCGCCAGATCGCTACGTGAGAATGGCGGCCGTACGGGTGATGGCCCGGATGTCGCGGAATGGCTATGCGAAGGCGTCGACGGCGGCGCTCGAGCGCGGAGCTGCGACCGGCATCGGGGTGGCGATGGCGTATTCCCAGCGGCATCCCGGATACCAGAAGTATCCGGTCGATATTGCGCGGCGAATCCTGGAATCGAACGCGACAGCGGCGCTCAAGCTCGAGGCGGCCCGGCTGATGCAGATCGGGCTGGGAGACGTCGGCGCGAGGGGCGAAGAGCTGCCTGAGGCGTTCGAGGGATACACAAGCCGCGTTGACCTCTCCCCGAGTGTCGAAGAGCTGGCGGTGGCGACCCGGGCTGTATCCGGAGTTTTCCCGTCAGGGGATCTGCTCCTCGACCAGGAACTGGGCCGCGTGATCGCGATGCTGCAGCCGAACGATCACGAACTCCTCACCAAGGTGGTGAAGCGGATCAATGCGGAGTCGAACCCGGTCGAAGACATCCACTGGCTGCTCGTTGCGGCCCGGATCAACGCGCCGCGCGACGCGGAATCCCGAACCGCACTGGCGACTGCGCTCCTGCAGCTGGAAGCGAAGATCGCGGCCCGGTCGCTGTTGATCGACACGCACTGGGACGAACAGGTCGCCGAAATCTACACGGCGCTCGTCGAACGCGACGAAGAGCTGCCTGTTGCGATCCTGAAAAATCCGACGTTCGGCCGGCCGGCGCACATCCAGTACGTCGCGGCCCTGCCGCTGGATCATCTGCACGAAGCGATTGCGGCCTTCGTCAAGAAGATCAACAGCGACGTGGATTACGCCTGGAACGGCGATGTGGTGTTCCTCCTGTCGCGCTCGGAAGACGCGGAAGTGCAGAAGCTTGTGCGTTCGAAGTTCGAGGACCAGTCGCTGCGGGGAGCGGTGCTGCTTTCGATTGCGGACCAGGGGGTGGAATCGGACCGCCCCTATTTCGTCGCCGCGCTGGAGAACACGGCCGAGGAGATCCTCGATGTCTCGCTCGATTGCCTGGCAGCGCTTCCGCCGAACCAGGAGGCCGACGAACAGATCGCCCTGGTGAAAGTGTTACGGCGGCTGGGAGACGGGCGGCAGGAGCGGAAGTTGCGAAGCAAGATCATGGGCCGTCTGGCTGCCAACCTCGGCGTCGAGTTCGAGGCGTCCGAAGACGGGCAGGGACCGAAGCCGGCCCAGCAGTGGGCTTCGTATGTTGAAGAGAAATTCCCGGCGCAGTTCGCACTCCACTCGGGCCAATCTGCGGAGGGGGCGAGCCTGCACGAAACACTCGGTCAGGTGGAGTGGCCCAACGGCGACCCGGGACGCGGGCGCAAACTGTTCGAAAGCCGGCAGTGCATCCAGTGTCATAGCGGCCGAGGGGCCGTCGGGCCGGACCTCAGCGGCGTGGCCAACCGCTTCTCCCATGAAGACTTGTTCACGGCGATCGTGAACCCGAGCCGGGACGTGTCCCCGCGTTACCAGACGACGGCCATTTCGACCGTCGACGGGCGGAGTTTTACCGGGCTGATCATCTACGAATCGGTGGACTACCTGGTGCTGCGGAACGCGAGCAACCAGACCTCGCGGATCGAGAAGAAGAACATTGAAGAGCAGCAGACGCTGTCAAAATCTCTGATGCCGGAAGGTCTGCTGAAAGACCTGGGGCCGGCGGACTATGCGGATCTGTATGCGTTCCTGCGGGCAATGGGAACGGTGCAGACGGCCGAGTCGGGCAGTGACGCGACCAGGTAG
- the mog gene encoding molybdopterin adenylyltransferase: MAQSLIRVGIVTVSDRASRGEYEDRGGPAIREYLTETLAGEWEAVARVIPDERPAIEQCLRELADVEGCCLIVTTGGTGPARRDVTPEATLAVCEKEMPGFGELMRKVSLEKVPTAILSRQTAGIRGTALIINLPGQPKAIRECLDAVMPAVPYCIDLLEGPFLLTTERIAAFRPKKG; encoded by the coding sequence ATGGCGCAATCTCTGATCCGAGTGGGAATCGTGACGGTCTCCGACCGCGCCAGCCGCGGGGAGTATGAGGATCGGGGGGGACCGGCGATCCGCGAATACCTGACGGAAACGCTGGCGGGTGAATGGGAGGCGGTGGCGCGGGTGATTCCCGACGAGCGGCCAGCGATCGAGCAGTGCCTGCGGGAGCTGGCGGATGTGGAGGGCTGCTGCCTGATCGTGACGACAGGTGGGACGGGACCGGCCCGGCGCGACGTGACGCCGGAGGCGACCCTCGCGGTCTGTGAGAAGGAGATGCCGGGATTCGGCGAATTGATGAGAAAGGTGTCGCTGGAGAAGGTGCCGACGGCGATCCTCTCACGGCAGACAGCGGGCATCCGAGGAACAGCGCTGATCATCAACCTGCCGGGGCAGCCGAAGGCGATCCGGGAATGCCTCGACGCAGTGATGCCGGCGGTGCCCTACTGCATCGACCTGCTTGAAGGGCCCTTCCTGCTGACGACAGAGCGGATTGCGGCGTTCCGGCCGAAGAAGGGGTGA
- a CDS encoding 3-hydroxyacyl-ACP dehydratase FabZ family protein → MPAEPLFDYKRFNYDKPLYDLNEIRKMNAQRHEMEQLSGIVWIDEAQQGIIGFRDYTDDEFWIKGHMPGFPLLPGVLLCESAAQLAAFFVRKHNLLKAGDFMGFGGMDEIRFRQAVFPPNRVIFIAKGIRIRPRVVAQFRIQAYVNDTLAMEGSLLGVPISRKENL, encoded by the coding sequence ATGCCTGCGGAACCGCTGTTCGACTACAAGCGATTCAACTACGACAAGCCGCTCTACGATCTCAACGAGATCCGCAAGATGAACGCGCAGCGGCACGAGATGGAACAGCTCAGCGGCATCGTCTGGATCGACGAGGCCCAGCAGGGCATCATCGGCTTCCGCGACTACACCGACGACGAATTCTGGATCAAAGGACACATGCCGGGTTTCCCGCTCCTGCCCGGCGTCCTGCTCTGCGAATCGGCCGCCCAGCTCGCCGCGTTCTTCGTCCGCAAGCACAACCTCCTCAAGGCCGGCGACTTCATGGGTTTCGGAGGCATGGACGAGATTCGCTTCCGCCAGGCGGTCTTCCCACCCAACCGGGTGATCTTCATCGCCAAGGGCATCCGCATCCGCCCCCGCGTCGTTGCCCAGTTCAGGATCCAGGCCTACGTGAACGACACCCTCGCCATGGAAGGCAGCCTGCTCGGCGTCCCCATCAGCCGCAAGGAAAACCTGTAA
- a CDS encoding SpoIIE family protein phosphatase — translation MARLLLLTGGESKAFELDVNEVVVGRLPECEIHLDSNMISRKHARLRRNGSTIVLEDLGSGNGTFVNGQRISGAVTLQHDDRVKFGPLLTRFEADQPAAKSRPLAPLEDEPAVEIGNDDAGATIMGAAPASAGFGLLDVQPEAKLKGILEISRSLAGTVSIEKMLPRILDSLFSIFPGADRGCILLKNESDGKMVPRAMKHRRGDSDETVKLSRTVLQAVMDEKKAILSADAGSDARFQAAESISSLSIRSMMCVPLLSLANEVMGVIHIDTQNPLATFRKDDLEILLAVAGQAALSYESARLLASYVEKQKQDSEMNIAAGVQRALLPDCYPSIPGYAFYAAYEAAQAVGGDYYDIIPLAGGKICLAFGDVAGKGVPASLVMSRLSSAVRTTVEFVTQPDLAVARINNHMCAKAVEGRFVTFVLIILDTINHTISLANAGHMSPMVRKIDGSIEEFDDKAVGVPLGVIEDMDYTLLERPILPGESVVVYTDGVSEAMNYDSDLYSIERLKKVVSASSADVVELGNTIRSDVRKHANGRPQNDDITLMVFGRLQGDATTDVMPTRT, via the coding sequence ATGGCGAGACTCCTGCTCCTGACCGGCGGCGAAAGCAAGGCGTTCGAACTGGACGTCAATGAGGTCGTTGTCGGCCGACTTCCGGAATGCGAGATCCATCTCGATTCCAACATGATCTCGCGGAAGCACGCCCGCCTCCGCCGGAACGGCTCCACGATCGTTCTCGAAGATCTCGGCAGCGGAAACGGCACGTTCGTCAACGGCCAGCGGATCAGCGGCGCGGTCACGCTCCAGCACGACGACCGCGTGAAATTCGGACCGCTGCTCACCCGCTTCGAAGCCGATCAGCCCGCCGCGAAAAGCCGCCCGCTCGCTCCGCTCGAAGACGAGCCCGCAGTCGAGATCGGGAACGACGACGCCGGCGCCACCATCATGGGTGCGGCCCCGGCCTCCGCCGGCTTCGGCCTGCTCGATGTGCAACCTGAGGCCAAGCTGAAGGGCATCCTCGAGATCAGCCGCTCCCTCGCCGGAACGGTCAGCATCGAGAAAATGCTCCCCAGGATTCTCGATTCGCTCTTCTCCATTTTCCCCGGCGCCGACCGGGGCTGCATCCTGCTGAAGAACGAATCCGACGGAAAAATGGTGCCCCGCGCGATGAAGCATCGCCGCGGCGACTCCGACGAGACCGTCAAGCTCAGCCGCACCGTCCTGCAGGCGGTCATGGACGAAAAGAAGGCGATTCTCTCTGCCGATGCCGGCAGCGATGCCCGCTTCCAGGCGGCCGAATCGATCTCGTCGCTGTCGATCCGTTCGATGATGTGCGTTCCGCTGCTCAGCCTCGCCAACGAGGTCATGGGCGTTATCCACATCGACACCCAGAACCCCCTCGCCACCTTCCGCAAGGACGACCTGGAAATCCTCCTCGCCGTCGCCGGCCAGGCCGCCCTGTCGTATGAAAGCGCGCGGCTGCTCGCCTCGTACGTCGAAAAGCAGAAGCAGGACAGCGAAATGAATATTGCGGCCGGAGTGCAACGCGCACTCCTGCCCGATTGCTATCCGTCCATCCCCGGATATGCGTTCTACGCCGCGTATGAAGCGGCCCAGGCCGTCGGTGGCGACTACTACGACATCATCCCTCTCGCCGGGGGCAAGATCTGCCTCGCGTTCGGCGACGTCGCCGGAAAAGGCGTGCCGGCCTCACTCGTCATGTCCCGGCTGTCGAGCGCCGTCCGCACTACGGTCGAGTTCGTCACCCAGCCCGACCTCGCCGTCGCCCGCATCAACAATCACATGTGTGCGAAGGCCGTCGAGGGCCGCTTCGTCACCTTCGTGCTGATCATCCTCGATACCATCAACCACACGATCTCGCTCGCCAACGCCGGCCACATGTCGCCGATGGTCCGGAAGATCGACGGCTCCATCGAGGAATTCGACGACAAGGCTGTCGGCGTGCCGCTCGGCGTCATCGAAGATATGGACTACACCCTGCTCGAGCGTCCCATCCTGCCCGGCGAATCGGTCGTCGTGTACACCGATGGCGTCAGCGAAGCGATGAACTACGACAGCGACCTGTACTCCATCGAGCGTTTGAAGAAAGTCGTCAGCGCTTCGAGCGCCGACGTGGTCGAACTCGGCAACACCATTCGCAGCGATGTCCGGAAACACGCCAACGGCCGACCGCAGAACGATGACATCACGCTGATGGTCTTCGGCCGCCTCCAGGGTGACGCCACGACGGACGTCATGCCGACAAGGACGTAA
- the cutA gene encoding divalent-cation tolerance protein CutA, with amino-acid sequence MNAALVYVTAPSRAEALRIGRIVVTESLAACANVLDGMTSVYHWNGEIQEETEAVLLLKTRAELSSAVVHRVQELHPYDVPAILVLPVEGGSSLFLSWLGEETIDGPASWQSPPTAPAG; translated from the coding sequence ATGAATGCAGCCCTCGTCTATGTCACCGCCCCCAGCCGCGCCGAAGCGCTGCGGATCGGGCGCATCGTGGTCACCGAGTCCCTCGCCGCCTGCGCAAATGTCCTCGACGGCATGACCTCTGTGTATCACTGGAACGGAGAGATCCAGGAGGAAACCGAGGCGGTCCTGCTTCTGAAAACGAGGGCTGAGCTCTCCTCCGCCGTCGTCCATCGCGTGCAGGAACTCCATCCCTACGACGTTCCTGCCATCCTCGTCCTTCCTGTCGAGGGCGGGTCGAGCCTCTTCCTCAGCTGGCTCGGTGAAGAAACGATCGACGGCCCCGCCTCCTGGCAAAGCCCGCCGACGGCGCCAGCCGGCTAG